In Bombus pyrosoma isolate SC7728 linkage group LG2, ASM1482585v1, whole genome shotgun sequence, a genomic segment contains:
- the LOC122577611 gene encoding chymotrypsin-1-like isoform X2, protein MKVPSQMTVVVGTNYLSQHGIVHSVNKLIWHEFYDEYLAHNDIGLILVNGYIKYNDKIQPIPLARVYYVPQEANAVVTGWGKFNSGSGGMSNVLQALNVTVVSQEVCQVYDWMATKNNICTSARRNQEACSGDPGSPLVFNGIQVGIVSYGRSCDYLSVYTRVFPYEQWINNITSNHHGIGSQVNSNMWSILVPAISIIVFSLQ, encoded by the exons AT GAAAGTACCATCACAAATGACGGTTGTTGTTGGAACCAATTATTTATCACAACATGGTATTGTTCACTCAGTCAACAAATTGATTTGGCATGAATTTTACGACGAATACTTAGCCCATAATGATATCGGCTTAATACTCGTAAATggatacattaaatataacgaCAAAATTCAGCCGATTCCACTTGCAAGGGTATATTACGTACCTCAAGAAGCAAACGCTGTGGTAACCGGTTGGGGAAAATTTAAC AGTGGATCAGGCGGCATGTCTAACGTGTTGCAAGCGCTAAATGTAACTGTAGTGTCGCAGGAAGTATGCCAAGTGTACGATTGGATGgcaacaaaaaataatatatgcacGAGTGCAAGACGAAATCAAGAAGCTTGCTCC GGTGATCCTGGTAGTCCTTTGGTTTTTAATGGTATACAAGTGGGAATCGTTTCTTATGGTCGATCATGTGACTATCTCAGCGTGTACACCAGAGTGTTTCCTTACGAACAGtggataaataatattacaagtaATCACCATGGTATAGGATCTCAAGTAAATTCAAATATGTGGTCTATATTGGTGCCTGCAATATCAATAATCGTCTTCTCTTTACAATAG
- the LOC122577611 gene encoding chymotrypsin-1-like isoform X3 has translation MTVVVGTNYLSQHGIVHSVNKLIWHEFYDEYLAHNDIGLILVNGYIKYNDKIQPIPLARVYYVPQEANAVVTGWGKFNSGSGGMSNVLQALNVTVVSQEVCQVYDWMATKNNICTSARRNQEACSGDPGSPLVFNGIQVGIVSYGRSCDYLSVYTRVFPYEQWINNITSNHHGIGSQVNSNMWSILVPAISIIVFSLQ, from the exons ATGACGGTTGTTGTTGGAACCAATTATTTATCACAACATGGTATTGTTCACTCAGTCAACAAATTGATTTGGCATGAATTTTACGACGAATACTTAGCCCATAATGATATCGGCTTAATACTCGTAAATggatacattaaatataacgaCAAAATTCAGCCGATTCCACTTGCAAGGGTATATTACGTACCTCAAGAAGCAAACGCTGTGGTAACCGGTTGGGGAAAATTTAAC AGTGGATCAGGCGGCATGTCTAACGTGTTGCAAGCGCTAAATGTAACTGTAGTGTCGCAGGAAGTATGCCAAGTGTACGATTGGATGgcaacaaaaaataatatatgcacGAGTGCAAGACGAAATCAAGAAGCTTGCTCC GGTGATCCTGGTAGTCCTTTGGTTTTTAATGGTATACAAGTGGGAATCGTTTCTTATGGTCGATCATGTGACTATCTCAGCGTGTACACCAGAGTGTTTCCTTACGAACAGtggataaataatattacaagtaATCACCATGGTATAGGATCTCAAGTAAATTCAAATATGTGGTCTATATTGGTGCCTGCAATATCAATAATCGTCTTCTCTTTACAATAG
- the LOC122577605 gene encoding laccase-4-like, whose product MNLLRGTSLLFVLILTALVHNAVSHSIIAGYAPGVSGMGFVNENNCLTDELIADYSLSNAAECARTCRPGESKTCYYKFVIERYPVNGQACNLCMPNATNTLCPNCQCVPGDGTQRMALTVNRMIPGPTIQVCKGDYIVVDVQNLLKSDSVTVHWHGIFQHGSPHYDGVPHLTQCPIMIHNTFRYQFFANNWGTHLWHAHTATQKLDGVFGSFIVRSPPQDEPHQNLYDFDLANHVIVINDWFKEEATSRFPGRRAGVVHQNADAFLINGKGRYIDPSSATSNIPFEVITVDANQRYRFRLINSFCTVCPTQLTIEGHSLTVITSDGQPMQPVVVDSIVSLAGERYDFVINTNQTPGAYWIQLRGLDDCAYNRIQQLALLQYEGASITPKTKEPTFDNPIPNGLVLDIASSVCSSTLNYICGNGLNNALSIDPDILKKEPDVKLHLSIAMQSYKPEEVFVPNTYKNFLVPSPKWIVATTINNISSTGPSSPPLTQLEDTPADAFCNSENLPPHCRPGALCTCIHLIKIPLNSIVEIILIDEFDTVSVRHPFHLHGYVFYVMGLGQPLGATTSSNTTNKMTLEYFKELEKKNQIERNFVSPQAKDDIPVPNNGYAIIRFRANNPGYWLLHCHQIFHHLAGMEVTLQVGEVSDMPKPPENFPRCGNFKPKIQSFTK is encoded by the exons ATGAATCTTTTGCGGGGAACCTCTTTACTCTTCGTTCTTATTCTTACTG CTCTAGTTCACAATGCAGTCTCACATTCTATCATTGCGGGTTACGCGCCTGGCGTTAGTGGAATGGGatttgttaatgaaaataactgTTTAACTGACGAACTTATTGCGGATTATTCCTTGTCAAATGCTGCCGAGTGTGCACGAACATGTAGACCAGGAGAATCAAAGACATGTTACTATAAATTCGTAATTGAACGTTATCCCGTTAATGGCCA gGCGTGCAATTTGTGTATGCCCAACGCTACAAACACTTtatgccctaactgtcaatgCGTTCCCGGGGATGGAACGCAGCGGATGGCTTTGACTGTGAATAGAATGATACCAGGGCCAACTATACAAGTTTGCAAAGGAGATTACATCGTGGTTGATGTTCAAAATCTGTTAAAGTCAGATTCAGTTACAGTCCATTGGCATGGTATCTTCCAACATGGTTCTCCGCATTACGATGGGGTCCCACATTTGACACAGTGTCCGATCATGATTCATAACACATttag aTATCAATTTTTTGCTAATAATTGGGGAACTCATTTGTGGCATGCTCACACAGCAACGCAAAAATTGGATGGTGTATTCGGAAGTTTCATCGTACGATCACCACCGCAAGATGAACCCCATCAAAATTTGTATGATTTTGACCTAGCAAATCACGTAATCGTTATTAATGATTGGTTTAAAGAAGAGGCTACGAGCCGATTTCCAGGTCGTAGAGCCGGCGTAGTTCATCAGAATGCCGATGCGTTCTTAATTAACGGAAAAGGAAGATACATT GATCCCAGTAGCGCTACCTCAAACATTCCCTTTGAAGTAATCACCGTAGATGCTAATCAACGTTAtcgttttcgtttaattaactcCTTCTGTACCGTTTGCCCTACACAATTGACTATCGAAGGCCATAGTCTTACCGTTATTACTTCCGATGGTCAACCTATGCAACCTGTCGTTGTTGATTCTATAGTTTCTCTGGCTG GAGAACGATACGACTTTGTCATTAATACTAATCAAACACCTGGTGCCTATTGGATACAACTGCGTGGATTAGATGATTGCGCCTATAACCGTATCCAACAATTAGCTTTATTACAATACGAAGGAGCATCTATTACACCAAAGACAAAAGAACCTACTTTTGATAATCCTATTCCTAATGGCCTA GTACTGGATATCGCAAGTTCCGTTTGCAGTTCTACGCTCAACTATATTTGTGGCAATGGATTAAACAACGCTTTGTCAATCGATccagatattttgaaaaaagaaccAGATGTAAAATTGCATCTATCTATAGCCATGCAGAGTTATAAACCGGAAGAAGTGTTCGTACCTAACACATATAAGAACTTTCTGG TTCCATCACCAAAATGGATAGTAGCTACGACGATAAACAACATAAGTTCAACTGGTCCATCCTCCCCGCCACTCACTCAGTTGGAAGACACACCTGCAGATGCATTTTGTAACTCCGAAAATTTACCGCCCCACTGCCGTCCAGGAGCTCTGTGCACGTGTATTCACTTGattaaaattccattgaaCTCCATCGTGGAAATAATCCTGATAGACGAGT TTGACACGGTATCTGTACGGCATCCCTTCCATTTGCACGGATACGTATTTTATGTTATGGGCTTAGGTCAACCTTTGGGTGCCACTACAAGTTCGAATACTACGAATAAGATGACActggaatatttcaaagaacttgaaaagaaaaatcaaatagaAAGGAATTTCGTTTCTCCACAAGCAAAAGATGACATTCCTGTACCAAACAACGGATATGCCATAATTAGATTCCGCGCAAATAATCCAG GATATTGGCTGCTCCATTgtcatcaaatttttcatcatcTTGCTGGTATGGAAGTCACTTTACAAGTTGGGGAGGTATCTGATATGCCAAAACCACCAGAAAATTTCCCAAGATGCGGCAATTTTAAACCGAAAATACAATCATTCACAAAATAG
- the LOC122577611 gene encoding chymotrypsin-1-like isoform X1, translating to MIKRKVPSQMTVVVGTNYLSQHGIVHSVNKLIWHEFYDEYLAHNDIGLILVNGYIKYNDKIQPIPLARVYYVPQEANAVVTGWGKFNSGSGGMSNVLQALNVTVVSQEVCQVYDWMATKNNICTSARRNQEACSGDPGSPLVFNGIQVGIVSYGRSCDYLSVYTRVFPYEQWINNITSNHHGIGSQVNSNMWSILVPAISIIVFSLQ from the exons ATGATAAAAAG GAAAGTACCATCACAAATGACGGTTGTTGTTGGAACCAATTATTTATCACAACATGGTATTGTTCACTCAGTCAACAAATTGATTTGGCATGAATTTTACGACGAATACTTAGCCCATAATGATATCGGCTTAATACTCGTAAATggatacattaaatataacgaCAAAATTCAGCCGATTCCACTTGCAAGGGTATATTACGTACCTCAAGAAGCAAACGCTGTGGTAACCGGTTGGGGAAAATTTAAC AGTGGATCAGGCGGCATGTCTAACGTGTTGCAAGCGCTAAATGTAACTGTAGTGTCGCAGGAAGTATGCCAAGTGTACGATTGGATGgcaacaaaaaataatatatgcacGAGTGCAAGACGAAATCAAGAAGCTTGCTCC GGTGATCCTGGTAGTCCTTTGGTTTTTAATGGTATACAAGTGGGAATCGTTTCTTATGGTCGATCATGTGACTATCTCAGCGTGTACACCAGAGTGTTTCCTTACGAACAGtggataaataatattacaagtaATCACCATGGTATAGGATCTCAAGTAAATTCAAATATGTGGTCTATATTGGTGCCTGCAATATCAATAATCGTCTTCTCTTTACAATAG